The proteins below come from a single Acidimicrobiia bacterium genomic window:
- a CDS encoding carboxylesterase/lipase family protein: METTENPQATTAQGQVVGRTRHGVHRFSGLPYAAPPVGDLRFAPPAPPEPWDGQRDARRSGPAAPQLPGEGLTNRIPVDWDEDCLTLNVVTPAVDDQQRPVYVWIHGGGYLHGQGAVPWYDGTSFALTNDIVVVTINYRLGALGFCNLGPHFPQDPQLSTAGLNGTLDQIAALRWVKENIANFGGDPNRVTIGGESAGAFSVCNLMASPETSGLFHQAIAQSGAAHHIHPPEDGTAIAGELLTELGHPTAQELRTLPVLDILEAQQRVIENDHNRTQGVDAFYPVWGNAALPQPPADLLAQGAAAGVALLIGTNQDEMALWGITSLDENQAERYVGRMVDNPEDLLTIYRQRLGHLDPGWLACAISTDWVFRIPAIRLADNRHAHQATTFMYQFSWDSQALDGLLGASHALEIPFTFNTLDRPGVSDFLGDVERPDAVAQAMHQAWGAFIATGNPSTETLGTWPTYTPQDRHVMEFDDQHTLLSDPEPQERELWQHLR; the protein is encoded by the coding sequence ATGGAAACCACCGAGAACCCCCAAGCAACCACCGCCCAAGGCCAAGTAGTCGGCCGTACCCGCCATGGCGTCCACCGTTTTTCAGGCCTGCCCTACGCCGCCCCACCAGTGGGTGACCTGCGCTTCGCCCCGCCAGCCCCACCCGAGCCTTGGGACGGTCAACGAGACGCTCGGCGCTCCGGGCCCGCTGCCCCGCAACTCCCCGGCGAAGGACTCACCAACCGCATACCGGTGGACTGGGACGAAGACTGCCTCACTCTCAACGTGGTCACCCCAGCAGTAGATGACCAGCAGCGACCGGTCTATGTGTGGATTCACGGCGGCGGCTATCTCCATGGCCAAGGTGCTGTGCCCTGGTACGACGGCACTTCGTTTGCGTTGACCAACGACATTGTGGTGGTCACCATTAACTACCGGTTAGGTGCCTTAGGTTTTTGTAATTTGGGACCACATTTTCCTCAAGACCCTCAGTTATCAACCGCCGGCCTCAACGGAACACTGGACCAAATTGCCGCCCTGCGTTGGGTAAAAGAAAACATCGCCAACTTTGGCGGCGACCCCAACCGCGTCACCATCGGCGGAGAATCAGCCGGCGCTTTTAGCGTCTGCAACCTCATGGCCTCCCCGGAAACCTCCGGACTTTTTCATCAAGCCATTGCCCAAAGCGGAGCCGCCCACCATATTCACCCCCCAGAAGACGGCACGGCCATCGCCGGTGAACTGCTGACCGAATTAGGCCACCCCACCGCCCAAGAATTACGCACCCTGCCCGTTTTAGACATTTTGGAAGCCCAACAACGAGTAATCGAAAACGACCACAACCGAACCCAGGGGGTCGACGCCTTTTACCCCGTGTGGGGCAACGCCGCCTTACCTCAACCCCCCGCAGACCTCTTGGCGCAAGGAGCGGCCGCTGGCGTTGCCCTGCTCATCGGCACCAACCAAGACGAAATGGCTTTATGGGGCATTACCAGCCTCGACGAAAACCAAGCCGAACGCTATGTAGGCCGCATGGTGGACAACCCCGAAGATCTTTTAACGATTTACCGGCAACGCTTAGGGCACCTTGACCCCGGCTGGTTAGCGTGCGCCATCTCGACCGACTGGGTCTTCCGCATTCCCGCTATTCGTTTAGCCGACAACCGGCACGCCCACCAAGCCACCACCTTTATGTACCAATTCTCCTGGGACTCCCAAGCCCTCGACGGCCTCTTAGGGGCCTCTCACGCTTTAGAGATTCCTTTTACCTTCAATACCTTAGACCGGCCCGGGGTCAGCGACTTTTTGGGCGACGTGGAACGCCCCGACGCCGTAGCCCAAGCCATGCACCAGGCCTGGGGGGCATTCATTGCCACCGGAAACCCCTCCACGGAAACCCTCGGCACCTGGCCCACCTACACCCCACAAGACCGCCACGTCATGGAGTTCGATGACCAACACACCCTGTTGAGCGACCCCGAACCACAAGAACGTGAACTCTGGCAGCATCTGCGATGA
- a CDS encoding acetyl-CoA C-acyltransferase: MSPIVILSGARTPIGKLQGSLASQSATDLGAVAIKGALKRAGVTPEQIDFAYLGNVVAAGVGQVPARRAAADAGIPLTTPSTLLNRACLSGLHAIHLASQMIRLGEAEMIIAGGMESMTNAPYLLTKARSGYRIGDGKLVDSMMYDGLTCTLEHCAMGESTERYAAQRGMERSPQDALAVSSHQRAAAAQAAGLLAQEIVPVSIAQRRGDPVLVTDDEGIRPDIDQETLGRLAPAFSPDGNLTAGNASQISDGAAAVIVTTMERAEALGIEPLAEIVAHGQVAGPDTSLLNQPSNAIEKALTSTDLSIADLDLFEINEAFAAVALASTEALGVPDSVVNVNGGAIALGHPIGMSGTRVALTLAYQLKRQGGGLGAAALCGGGGQGEALIIKV, encoded by the coding sequence ATGTCGCCCATAGTAATTTTAAGCGGAGCCCGCACCCCCATCGGCAAACTCCAAGGCTCTCTAGCCAGCCAAAGCGCCACCGACCTCGGAGCGGTGGCCATCAAAGGCGCCCTCAAGCGAGCAGGCGTTACCCCCGAGCAAATAGATTTCGCCTACCTCGGCAACGTGGTAGCAGCCGGCGTAGGGCAAGTACCAGCCCGCCGAGCCGCCGCCGACGCAGGAATCCCGCTGACCACCCCGTCCACCTTGTTAAACCGGGCCTGCCTCTCTGGCCTCCACGCCATACACCTCGCCAGCCAAATGATTCGCCTCGGTGAGGCAGAGATGATCATCGCCGGCGGGATGGAATCCATGACCAACGCCCCATACCTCTTAACCAAAGCCCGTTCTGGCTACCGCATCGGCGACGGAAAACTTGTTGACTCCATGATGTACGACGGGCTGACCTGCACGCTTGAACACTGCGCCATGGGTGAATCCACCGAACGTTACGCCGCCCAACGCGGCATGGAACGCAGCCCCCAAGATGCCCTCGCAGTATCTTCACACCAACGAGCAGCCGCCGCCCAAGCCGCTGGTTTACTGGCCCAAGAAATCGTGCCGGTCAGCATTGCCCAGCGACGCGGCGACCCCGTGCTGGTAACCGACGATGAAGGTATTCGGCCTGACATTGACCAAGAAACCTTGGGTCGATTGGCCCCCGCTTTTTCCCCCGACGGCAACCTGACCGCCGGCAACGCCTCGCAAATATCTGACGGAGCCGCCGCCGTCATCGTCACCACCATGGAACGAGCCGAGGCATTAGGCATTGAGCCCCTGGCCGAAATCGTGGCCCACGGGCAAGTAGCAGGCCCCGACACCAGTTTGTTAAACCAGCCCTCCAACGCCATAGAAAAAGCACTCACCAGCACCGACTTGAGCATCGCCGACCTTGACCTTTTTGAAATAAACGAAGCGTTCGCCGCCGTGGCCCTTGCCTCTACCGAGGCTCTCGGGGTGCCCGATTCAGTGGTCAACGTAAACGGAGGAGCCATAGCCTTAGGCCACCCCATTGGTATGTCAGGAACCCGGGTAGCGCTGACCTTGGCTTACCAACTCAAACGCCAAGGCGGAGGCCTCGGAGCCGCCGCCCTCTGCGGCGGCGGAGGACAAGGCGAAGCCTTGATAATAAAAGTCTGA
- a CDS encoding ABC transporter ATP-binding protein translates to MTSPMRMLHTMAHQQPASGNLGPETRRRVWGFARPYRSRITGFLLTLVAASLLGVVPPLLFRQIIDGAIANSDRRQLTFLGGMVVLAAVAQAVLSFMERFWSASIGEGLIFDLRVALFDHVQRLPLSFFTRTQTGALVSRLNNDVIGAQRALTGTLGTVVSNTITAIVTVTTMMILEWRITVLALVMLPLFVFPARRVGQIVADITREGMNLNASMNNTMTERFNVSGALLAKLFGRPDEERDGFANRADRVRQIGIRNALYSRTFVIALTLLGALGTAAVYWLGGSLAIEGAITIGTLASLGVLVTQLFGPLTQLTTARVDLMAAFVSFERVFEVLDAQNPVADAPDAQDPQNLLTSGGLRFDNVSFRYPSPGETTVASLETEILTDPNEPERLVLENINISVEPGKMLAIVGPSGAGKSTMASLIPRLYDVTEGAITVDGHDVRSLTQDGLRARIGVVSQDPHLFHESVGENLRYARPEATDQDLIEACRSARILHVIEDLPEGFDTMVGERGYRLSGGEKQRLAIARLLVKDPLIVILDEATSHLDTENEALVQAALADVLADRTSIVIAHRLSTVMAADEIVVLDQGQIIERGTHQELRKAGGLYQDLWSTLVGADPDDSPTDSTD, encoded by the coding sequence ATGACTTCACCCATGCGCATGCTCCACACCATGGCGCATCAACAACCAGCCTCCGGAAACCTCGGCCCAGAAACCCGCCGTCGAGTGTGGGGGTTCGCCCGCCCCTACCGCTCACGCATCACCGGGTTTTTACTCACCCTGGTAGCGGCTTCCTTACTGGGGGTAGTACCGCCACTACTCTTTCGCCAAATCATCGACGGAGCCATCGCCAACAGCGACCGCCGCCAACTCACCTTTTTAGGCGGCATGGTGGTGCTAGCCGCCGTTGCCCAAGCAGTGCTTTCCTTCATGGAACGATTCTGGTCGGCCTCCATTGGCGAAGGACTCATCTTTGACCTACGCGTCGCTTTGTTCGACCACGTGCAACGCTTGCCGCTCTCCTTTTTTACCCGCACCCAAACCGGCGCCTTAGTTAGCCGCCTCAACAACGACGTCATCGGCGCTCAACGAGCGCTCACCGGCACGCTGGGCACGGTGGTATCTAACACCATTACCGCAATTGTCACCGTCACCACCATGATGATCCTGGAATGGCGCATCACCGTTTTGGCGCTCGTCATGCTGCCACTTTTTGTTTTCCCGGCCCGCAGAGTTGGCCAAATAGTGGCCGACATCACTCGAGAAGGCATGAACCTCAATGCCTCCATGAACAACACCATGACCGAACGCTTCAACGTGTCCGGTGCGCTGCTCGCCAAACTCTTTGGCCGACCCGACGAAGAACGCGACGGGTTCGCTAATCGGGCCGACCGGGTACGACAAATCGGCATCCGTAACGCTCTTTATAGCCGCACCTTCGTTATTGCTCTTACCTTGCTAGGCGCCCTCGGTACCGCCGCCGTTTACTGGCTAGGTGGCTCGCTGGCCATCGAAGGAGCCATCACCATCGGCACCCTCGCTTCGCTAGGTGTGCTGGTTACCCAACTCTTTGGCCCCCTCACCCAACTCACCACCGCTCGCGTTGACCTCATGGCCGCCTTCGTTTCGTTTGAACGAGTCTTTGAAGTACTCGACGCCCAAAACCCAGTAGCCGACGCCCCCGACGCCCAAGACCCCCAAAACCTCTTAACCTCTGGCGGCCTACGCTTTGACAACGTGTCGTTTCGCTACCCCTCACCCGGGGAAACCACCGTGGCCTCACTAGAAACTGAAATCCTGACCGACCCCAACGAACCAGAACGACTGGTCCTGGAAAATATTAATATTTCGGTCGAGCCCGGAAAAATGTTAGCCATAGTAGGCCCCTCAGGCGCCGGTAAAAGCACTATGGCCTCGTTGATCCCTCGCCTGTACGACGTAACCGAAGGAGCCATCACCGTCGACGGGCATGACGTACGGTCGCTAACTCAAGACGGGTTACGAGCCCGCATCGGGGTAGTCAGCCAAGACCCCCACCTGTTCCATGAATCAGTAGGCGAAAACCTGCGCTACGCCCGCCCCGAAGCCACCGATCAAGACCTGATCGAGGCCTGCCGTTCTGCTCGTATTCTCCACGTCATTGAAGACCTCCCCGAAGGGTTTGACACCATGGTAGGCGAACGGGGCTACCGGCTTTCCGGAGGAGAAAAACAACGCCTAGCTATTGCCCGCCTGCTGGTTAAAGACCCGCTCATCGTTATTTTGGACGAAGCAACCAGCCACCTCGATACCGAAAACGAGGCGTTAGTGCAAGCCGCTTTAGCTGACGTGTTGGCCGACCGAACCTCCATAGTTATCGCCCACCGTCTTTCTACGGTAATGGCCGCCGACGAAATCGTGGTTCTCGACCAAGGCCAAATAATTGAACGCGGCACCCACCAAGAACTCAGAAAAGCCGGTGGCCTCTACCAAGACCTGTGGTCCACCCTGGTGGGAGCCGACCCGGACGACAGCCCTACGGATTCCACCGATTAA
- a CDS encoding methyltransferase domain-containing protein, translated as MLKGWRCLRCFTTPLPFSRVEPSVVDGPTALPEWAQNQRPHLKPLVVGRFGVSPPWCDPVGEIPLSIDPGPTFGHGAHPTTQLVLTEIDRLIKPGHTVLDAGCGSGVLGIAASCAGAGSVTGIDNDPDAVAWANFNAQANRVEVEASTCLLSSFTKPFDLVVANVLPSVQKIFASDLCRLVSGHLVLSGIPADQADNTTALYSGHFTETQCTHQDGWVAIVLTP; from the coding sequence ATGTTGAAGGGGTGGAGGTGCCTTCGGTGCTTTACGACTCCCTTACCCTTTTCCAGGGTTGAACCTTCGGTGGTTGACGGCCCCACTGCCCTCCCCGAGTGGGCGCAAAACCAACGCCCCCACCTCAAACCTTTGGTAGTAGGACGTTTCGGGGTCTCACCGCCTTGGTGTGACCCGGTGGGCGAGATTCCCCTGAGCATTGACCCGGGGCCCACCTTTGGCCACGGCGCACACCCCACCACCCAGTTGGTGTTGACCGAAATAGATCGTCTCATAAAACCCGGGCACACAGTGTTAGACGCCGGATGCGGTTCAGGGGTGCTGGGCATCGCCGCAAGTTGCGCCGGAGCAGGCTCGGTAACCGGCATCGACAACGACCCTGATGCGGTGGCGTGGGCCAATTTCAATGCCCAAGCCAACCGAGTAGAAGTTGAGGCCTCCACTTGTCTTCTTTCTTCTTTCACTAAACCTTTTGATCTGGTGGTGGCCAACGTCTTGCCCTCCGTACAAAAAATATTTGCCAGCGACCTTTGTCGATTAGTTTCAGGCCACCTCGTGCTAAGCGGTATCCCGGCTGACCAAGCCGACAACACGACGGCCCTTTACTCCGGCCACTTCACCGAAACTCAGTGCACCCACCAAGATGGATGGGTAGCCATCGTTTTGACTCCGTAG
- a CDS encoding MaoC family dehydratase, which produces MNEIAFNDIEGLQAACTEEWGEWGPEYHMTQEKINTFADLTGDQQWIHVDEEKSAAGPFGGTIAHGFFTLSLVASINRNDAVKLTGVRNAINYGADGLRFLAPVPSGSILRARSRMKEVREHKKGTLIATQVAIHVEGVEVPSVLYDSLTLFQG; this is translated from the coding sequence ATGAACGAAATAGCTTTTAACGATATTGAAGGATTACAAGCCGCCTGCACCGAAGAATGGGGCGAATGGGGACCCGAATATCACATGACCCAAGAAAAAATTAATACCTTCGCTGACCTCACCGGTGATCAGCAATGGATTCACGTAGACGAAGAAAAATCCGCCGCTGGCCCTTTCGGTGGGACCATCGCCCATGGGTTTTTTACCCTCAGTTTGGTGGCTTCCATTAACCGCAACGACGCAGTAAAACTCACCGGGGTACGCAACGCCATTAACTACGGCGCCGACGGCCTGCGCTTTCTGGCTCCCGTACCGTCCGGGTCGATACTACGAGCCCGTAGCCGCATGAAAGAAGTACGCGAACACAAAAAGGGCACCCTGATCGCCACCCAAGTAGCGATCCATGTTGAAGGGGTGGAGGTGCCTTCGGTGCTTTACGACTCCCTTACCCTTTTCCAGGGTTGA
- a CDS encoding AMP-dependent synthetase, with protein MASSPVDQHYRAAWDEMTGPEGPFGWSVTEVRGVPTRVYNNAPPNMALVWAGSIAQGDNEYLVYGQESLSYAQVHQKVDALAAHLSSVGVGHGDRVAVSMRNYPEWVVTYWATIKIGAALVGMNAWWTTPEMEFGIADSTPKALVVDGERLERVAPVLSSLRAENPLHVLVVRSEGDLPEDALHWEVALAAAADLPPAPALDISPEDDICVFYTSGTTGRPKGAVLTHRGAVSNLMNLAFWQTTAEAAQNKAVAAGETPAGSHKEPGASEPGSVLAIPLFHVTGCNCCLHPVTAVGGRLILMHKWDAGVALELIERYRPSTFTGVPTMAREIINHPDFVSRDTSSLAHLGGGGAPVQPDLVHKIEEKLEGRPSTGYGLTEVNGVISMNSAHFFTARPDSAGPVVPILESRIVGEDGTDQPVGERGELWVRGGNVFRGYLNRPEANAEILTDGWFHTGDIGYLDDEGFLFLVDRAKDMVLRGGENVYSAEVEAAIYEHPAIAEAAVFAVPDERLGEAVGVAILLLPEATLTPDELRDHVRVLIASFKVPEHIWFMDAPLPRNANGKFVKRDLKEALIGTPTA; from the coding sequence ATGGCGAGCTCACCAGTTGACCAGCATTACCGTGCGGCATGGGACGAAATGACCGGGCCGGAAGGTCCCTTTGGTTGGTCAGTGACCGAGGTGCGTGGGGTGCCGACCCGGGTCTACAACAATGCGCCACCCAACATGGCCTTGGTTTGGGCGGGGTCAATTGCCCAAGGCGATAACGAATATCTGGTGTATGGCCAAGAGAGCCTGAGCTACGCCCAAGTGCATCAAAAGGTCGATGCTTTAGCGGCCCATCTTTCTTCGGTGGGGGTAGGCCACGGCGACCGGGTGGCGGTGTCCATGCGTAACTACCCAGAGTGGGTTGTTACCTATTGGGCCACCATAAAAATCGGTGCTGCTTTGGTCGGCATGAATGCTTGGTGGACCACCCCAGAAATGGAGTTCGGTATTGCCGACAGTACGCCGAAAGCTTTGGTAGTAGATGGTGAACGTTTGGAGCGAGTAGCGCCGGTGTTGAGTTCCTTGCGGGCTGAAAACCCGCTGCATGTGTTGGTGGTGCGTTCCGAAGGGGACCTCCCCGAAGACGCCCTCCATTGGGAAGTTGCCTTAGCGGCGGCCGCTGATTTGCCGCCTGCTCCGGCGCTGGATATTTCCCCCGAAGACGACATTTGTGTTTTTTACACTTCGGGTACTACGGGCCGCCCCAAGGGTGCGGTATTGACTCACCGGGGCGCCGTGTCGAACTTGATGAACTTGGCTTTCTGGCAAACTACGGCCGAGGCAGCGCAAAATAAAGCGGTAGCCGCCGGGGAAACTCCCGCTGGTTCACACAAAGAGCCCGGGGCGTCTGAGCCGGGCTCGGTGCTGGCTATCCCGTTGTTTCACGTAACGGGCTGCAACTGCTGTTTGCATCCGGTCACGGCGGTCGGAGGTCGGTTGATTCTGATGCACAAGTGGGATGCCGGGGTGGCGTTGGAACTCATTGAGCGCTATCGCCCCTCAACCTTTACTGGGGTACCCACCATGGCTCGAGAGATCATTAACCACCCAGATTTTGTTTCTCGGGATACGTCAAGCCTGGCGCATTTGGGCGGCGGCGGGGCACCGGTGCAGCCGGACCTGGTGCACAAAATTGAAGAGAAACTTGAGGGCCGCCCTTCTACGGGCTATGGCTTGACCGAGGTCAATGGGGTGATTTCTATGAACTCGGCTCATTTCTTTACCGCGCGGCCAGATTCGGCCGGCCCGGTGGTGCCGATTTTGGAATCACGCATTGTGGGCGAAGATGGCACCGACCAACCGGTTGGCGAACGGGGCGAACTCTGGGTGCGGGGCGGCAACGTGTTCCGCGGCTATTTAAACCGTCCAGAAGCCAACGCCGAGATCCTTACCGATGGTTGGTTCCATACCGGCGACATTGGTTACCTTGACGATGAAGGCTTTTTGTTTCTGGTGGATCGTGCCAAAGACATGGTTCTGCGGGGCGGAGAAAATGTGTATTCCGCCGAAGTAGAGGCCGCTATTTATGAGCACCCAGCTATTGCCGAGGCCGCCGTTTTTGCCGTGCCCGACGAACGATTGGGCGAAGCAGTGGGAGTAGCGATCTTGTTGCTGCCCGAGGCCACCCTTACCCCCGATGAGTTGCGGGACCATGTACGCGTTTTGATTGCCTCGTTTAAGGTGCCGGAACACATTTGGTTTATGGATGCTCCGTTGCCACGTAACGCCAACGGCAAGTTTGTTAAACGTGACCTCAAAGAAGCCCTCATCGGTACTCCTACCGCATGA
- a CDS encoding TIGR03085 family protein, translating into MNAAQWAQAERQAFVDLAQELGPEAATLCEGWTVADLAAHLVLRERHPLAMPGILLGGPFARYTTRVNDRLATGSFDELLQKIRSGPPKLLRRFDGKMNVAEFAIHLEDLRRARQGWEPRTGLDELQDLLWGIQGRSARLMTRKLNDINLTLARPSGETISAGKTGRPVTLTGEPLEVVLFVAGRRDQALVELTGEPTAVQEVKTGPLGY; encoded by the coding sequence ATGAACGCCGCACAGTGGGCGCAAGCAGAGCGCCAAGCCTTTGTTGACCTCGCACAAGAACTTGGCCCTGAGGCGGCTACTTTGTGTGAAGGGTGGACGGTCGCTGACTTGGCCGCTCATTTGGTGTTGCGGGAGCGGCACCCGTTGGCCATGCCGGGTATTTTGTTAGGCGGACCGTTCGCTCGCTATACCACTCGGGTTAATGATCGCTTGGCCACTGGCTCGTTTGATGAGTTGTTGCAAAAAATTCGTTCAGGCCCACCAAAGTTGCTGCGCCGTTTTGATGGCAAAATGAATGTGGCCGAGTTCGCTATCCACTTGGAAGACCTACGCCGGGCCAGACAAGGGTGGGAACCACGCACCGGTCTTGACGAACTCCAAGATTTACTGTGGGGCATACAAGGACGTTCGGCTCGTTTGATGACCCGCAAACTCAACGACATCAACTTAACGCTGGCCCGACCTTCCGGAGAAACCATTTCTGCCGGAAAAACCGGCCGGCCGGTGACCCTTACCGGGGAGCCCTTAGAGGTGGTGTTGTTTGTGGCCGGGCGCCGAGACCAAGCGCTGGTTGAACTAACCGGCGAACCGACCGCGGTCCAAGAAGTAAAAACCGGCCCTTTGGGTTATTGA
- a CDS encoding class I SAM-dependent RNA methyltransferase, whose translation MAESRSSSHEVLVVCPPGLEALVVGELTDLGVKHTRSEKGGVTCSLTTRQLYAANRSLRCATRILVRIARFTVRSFADLERRVNEIEWDDYLPAGVQARFRVTTRRSKLWHDKAVEERFMRAFKLVSPHASEQLFVVRGSHDRFTVSVDSSGAPLHERGWRQALAKAPLRESVAAGLLMASEWDPTTPFIDPFCGSGTLAIEAALRATGQPPGGQRQFAFKQWPDFQPGTWASVTTAQAEPTSSVPAIVATDRDAGAIDAAQANAERAGVAELIDFRVAPIADLQTPEGGPGHLVTNPPWGGRVSAERDLRNLYATLGNVGKKELRGWGLGVLLADRDLARQIRPGLNESLTLELGGQHAWFMTGKFAQ comes from the coding sequence ATGGCTGAGTCACGATCTTCTTCACATGAGGTGCTGGTGGTATGCCCTCCCGGCCTAGAAGCTTTGGTAGTTGGTGAGCTCACCGACTTGGGGGTCAAACACACCCGCAGCGAAAAAGGCGGAGTGACCTGCTCGCTGACGACCCGCCAGTTGTATGCCGCTAACCGTTCGCTGCGCTGCGCTACCCGCATTTTGGTGCGGATTGCGCGGTTTACCGTACGGTCTTTCGCCGACTTGGAGCGCCGGGTAAACGAAATCGAATGGGATGACTACTTGCCGGCCGGTGTGCAAGCCCGATTTCGGGTAACGACCCGCCGATCAAAGTTGTGGCACGACAAAGCCGTTGAAGAACGTTTCATGCGGGCTTTTAAGCTGGTCAGCCCGCATGCTTCTGAACAACTTTTTGTGGTTCGTGGCAGCCACGATCGCTTTACGGTCAGCGTGGATTCCTCGGGAGCGCCGCTGCACGAACGAGGATGGCGTCAGGCCTTAGCCAAAGCTCCGCTACGTGAATCAGTAGCTGCCGGGTTATTAATGGCCTCCGAATGGGACCCCACGACACCTTTTATTGACCCATTTTGTGGGTCGGGGACGTTGGCTATTGAAGCAGCCTTGCGAGCCACCGGGCAGCCACCAGGAGGGCAGCGTCAGTTTGCTTTTAAACAATGGCCAGACTTCCAACCCGGCACTTGGGCCAGCGTTACCACGGCTCAGGCCGAGCCAACCTCGTCCGTACCAGCCATCGTGGCTACCGACCGAGACGCCGGAGCCATCGATGCAGCACAAGCGAACGCTGAGCGCGCCGGGGTGGCGGAACTCATTGATTTCCGGGTTGCCCCCATTGCTGATTTACAAACCCCAGAAGGTGGCCCCGGCCATTTGGTCACCAACCCGCCGTGGGGTGGGCGGGTTTCAGCGGAGCGAGACCTGCGTAATCTTTATGCCACCTTGGGCAATGTGGGCAAAAAAGAACTCAGGGGCTGGGGCTTGGGCGTGCTGCTCGCTGATCGAGATTTAGCTCGGCAAATACGGCCTGGATTAAATGAATCTTTGACTTTAGAATTGGGCGGCCAGCACGCTTGGTTTATGACGGGAAAGTTCGCCCAGTAG
- a CDS encoding LLM class flavin-dependent oxidoreductase, which produces MKFGFFYEHQLPRPWNDGDEHRLFKDALDQIELADRLGYDYIWEVEHHFLEEYSHSSAPEVFLAAASQRTKQIRLGHGIVLLPGQYNHTARVVERLNTLDILSDGRVDFGTGESSSTAELEAFSVERETKRDQWLDHIEAATAMMVEEPFAGWDGPWLKMPPRNILPKPFQKPHPPLWVACSQRETIQLAAQKGVGALTFAFVEADEAKHWVDEYYSIIGSSECVPAGFAVNANVAAVLPMMCHHDEATAIDRGIDGAHFFGYSLGHYYAFGQHHPGTTDIWAEFEKNRSTYGFDRATAAQTEVELRARLEGTPATIGEGRLSLRGAIGTPEQLRKLLRQYEAAGIDQIIFVSQAGRNQHQHICESMEIFAQEVMPEFAQRDTEREAEKTARLEKSIAAALQRRLTPRRADSGYTIIPPMLSS; this is translated from the coding sequence ATGAAGTTTGGTTTCTTCTATGAGCATCAACTGCCTCGCCCTTGGAACGACGGCGACGAACATCGTTTATTTAAAGACGCCCTTGATCAAATCGAGTTGGCCGATCGCCTTGGCTACGACTACATTTGGGAAGTTGAACACCATTTTTTAGAGGAATACAGCCACTCCTCAGCCCCCGAAGTCTTTCTCGCCGCAGCCAGTCAACGCACCAAACAAATACGACTCGGCCACGGCATCGTGTTGCTCCCTGGCCAATACAACCACACCGCTCGAGTAGTTGAACGCCTCAACACGCTGGACATTCTTTCCGACGGCCGGGTGGACTTCGGCACCGGTGAGTCGTCATCCACCGCAGAACTCGAAGCCTTCAGCGTTGAGCGGGAAACCAAGCGAGACCAGTGGCTAGACCACATTGAAGCAGCCACCGCCATGATGGTCGAAGAACCCTTTGCCGGTTGGGACGGCCCCTGGTTGAAGATGCCGCCCCGAAATATCCTGCCCAAACCCTTCCAAAAACCACACCCCCCGCTTTGGGTAGCTTGCAGCCAACGCGAAACCATTCAGTTAGCCGCCCAAAAAGGCGTCGGAGCCTTAACCTTTGCTTTCGTAGAAGCCGACGAAGCCAAGCATTGGGTCGACGAGTACTACAGCATTATCGGTTCTTCAGAATGCGTGCCCGCAGGTTTTGCCGTTAACGCCAACGTGGCTGCTGTGCTCCCCATGATGTGCCACCACGACGAAGCCACCGCCATTGACCGGGGCATCGATGGGGCACACTTCTTCGGCTACTCGCTAGGCCACTACTACGCCTTTGGTCAACACCACCCCGGCACTACCGACATTTGGGCCGAGTTTGAAAAAAACCGCAGCACCTACGGTTTCGACCGGGCTACCGCTGCGCAAACCGAGGTGGAACTACGAGCCCGTCTCGAAGGCACCCCGGCCACCATTGGGGAAGGACGACTCTCGCTGCGGGGCGCCATCGGCACCCCTGAACAGTTAAGGAAACTGCTGCGCCAATACGAAGCAGCAGGCATTGACCAAATTATTTTCGTCAGCCAAGCAGGACGCAACCAGCATCAACACATTTGTGAATCTATGGAAATCTTTGCCCAAGAAGTCATGCCCGAATTTGCCCAGCGTGACACCGAACGAGAAGCAGAAAAAACGGCTCGGTTAGAAAAATCCATCGCTGCCGCACTGCAGCGCCGACTAACTCCACGACGGGCCGACTCGGGTTACACCATCATTCCTCCTATGCTTTCTTCATGA